In Agromyces archimandritae, one genomic interval encodes:
- a CDS encoding TAXI family TRAP transporter solute-binding subunit, which yields MTTTTKRAIGFTAAALATALALTGCGGQQQRAAESPEAGSGDGCTAPAAQLTIATGNSTGVYYVLGGAIADLLSSDTELRVTAAETGASVQNIEQLVAGDYDIAFSLADTAADAIQGTGSFSEEQPIAALGRIHTNSTQVIVRKDAGIASVEDMKGKTVSTGSPKSGTEVIANRLLEAAGLDPAADVSAQRLDLSSSVDGLRNGNIDAIFWSGGLPTPNITELFTTDAGSVEFIDITPLLDGMHEFSPVYEEGTIPADTYGLDGDVKTIIVPNMLLVRDDMDDATACGIDTAIWGNIDRLEQVHASAGEFDPETAQQTDPVPLNKGAEEALKELAE from the coding sequence ATGACCACCACCACGAAACGCGCGATCGGCTTCACCGCCGCCGCGCTCGCCACCGCCCTCGCCCTCACCGGCTGCGGCGGGCAGCAGCAGCGGGCCGCCGAGAGCCCCGAGGCCGGCTCCGGCGACGGCTGCACCGCACCCGCCGCGCAGCTGACGATCGCGACCGGCAACTCGACCGGCGTCTACTACGTGCTCGGCGGCGCGATCGCCGACCTGCTCTCCAGCGACACCGAACTACGCGTCACCGCCGCCGAAACCGGCGCCTCGGTGCAGAACATCGAGCAGCTGGTCGCCGGCGACTACGACATCGCGTTCTCGCTCGCCGACACCGCCGCCGACGCCATCCAGGGCACCGGCTCCTTCAGCGAGGAGCAGCCGATCGCGGCCCTCGGCCGCATCCACACGAACTCGACGCAGGTCATCGTCCGCAAGGATGCCGGCATCGCGAGCGTCGAGGACATGAAGGGCAAGACGGTTTCGACCGGCTCGCCGAAGTCGGGCACCGAGGTCATCGCGAACCGCCTGCTCGAGGCCGCCGGCCTCGACCCCGCCGCCGACGTCTCCGCACAGCGCCTCGACCTCTCCTCGAGCGTCGACGGCCTGCGCAACGGCAACATCGACGCGATCTTCTGGTCGGGCGGCCTGCCCACGCCGAACATCACGGAACTGTTCACCACCGACGCCGGCAGCGTCGAGTTCATCGACATCACCCCGCTGCTGGACGGCATGCACGAGTTCAGCCCCGTCTACGAGGAGGGCACGATCCCGGCCGACACCTACGGGCTCGACGGCGATGTGAAGACCATCATCGTGCCGAACATGCTCCTCGTCCGCGACGACATGGACGATGCGACCGCGTGCGGTATCGACACCGCCATCTGGGGCAACATCGACCGCCTCGAGCAGGTGCACGCCTCCGCGGGCGAGTTCGACCCGGAGACGGCGCAGCAGACCGACCCGGTGCCCCTGAACAAGGGCGCGGAGGAAGCGCTGAAAGAGCTCGCCGAGTAG
- a CDS encoding TRAP transporter permease, with the protein MPDDGVTGIARAEAAPPPEPPAPERRAGGGASEPPGASTRPGASTTPDASATATATAPGTAERSTDDLIAEFDEERAARRLPRRLDLIVTAYCFAVTVFVLYQVFFPLRQGQQYWLIVFLGLTLPLAFLLYRARSKPGAATQPTWWDWTLTIAGFLVCFYPLLPVAIGDGGGGFNAFLDRQGSLGTVDIVAGTVLTVLILEAARRTTGLVLPIFCLVFFAFAYYGGYLPMDWAISHAGVDFDQIINGFFNDQSGFYGTPLSVAASYIVLFIIYGAVLQATGAGRFFIDFSFSLFRSSRSAAGRTVVTSGFLLGTVSGSGTATAVTLGSLAWPVLKRAGYPANPAGGVLAAAGIGAILSPPTLGAAAFIIAEYLSVSYLDVMIWAIVPTILYYVGIFIAVEIDARRFGANAIDMPRKRTGWLLARFGYHFLSLGVIVFFLAVGLPPFRAIVYATGVAAVFGLIERIVSRRDPLDDDAVTQPLGRALADYARELFISLSTGIRSAIPVVAVCAAAGIITSVIVKTGVGLTFARMLVGVAESLASDPRAILAITAVLAAVAIILLGLAVPVTASFIISWVIIGPALITLGVERPEAAMFIFYYAVLSEVSPPTALAAVASAAITGGDTMRTMWQATKYTLPAFLAPLAFVLTPAGGSLLLQGDLLTTLWAGAVSVVAVAALAGATGGWVFARATWVERVLLLVGAIACLYLEPVSIAAGLAFLVAAALLNGIRTRFGRNDPDPAPHAPITSQEGTSA; encoded by the coding sequence ATGCCAGACGATGGAGTCACCGGTATCGCCCGAGCCGAAGCCGCGCCGCCCCCTGAGCCGCCTGCGCCCGAACGGCGAGCCGGGGGCGGCGCATCGGAGCCGCCCGGCGCATCCACCCGGCCCGGCGCGTCCACCACCCCCGACGCATCCGCCACCGCCACCGCGACCGCCCCCGGAACCGCCGAGCGCAGCACCGACGACCTCATCGCCGAGTTCGACGAGGAGCGCGCCGCACGCCGCCTGCCGCGACGCCTCGACCTCATCGTCACCGCGTACTGCTTCGCAGTCACCGTCTTCGTGCTCTACCAGGTGTTCTTCCCGCTGCGGCAGGGACAGCAGTACTGGCTCATCGTGTTCCTCGGGCTCACCCTGCCGCTCGCGTTCCTGCTCTACCGGGCCCGCTCGAAGCCGGGCGCGGCCACACAGCCCACCTGGTGGGACTGGACGCTCACCATCGCCGGCTTCCTCGTCTGTTTCTACCCGCTGCTGCCCGTGGCGATCGGCGACGGAGGCGGCGGCTTCAACGCCTTCCTCGACCGGCAGGGATCCCTCGGCACCGTCGACATCGTCGCCGGCACCGTCCTCACCGTCCTCATCCTCGAAGCCGCCCGCCGCACCACCGGCCTCGTGCTGCCGATCTTCTGCCTCGTCTTCTTCGCCTTCGCCTACTACGGCGGCTACCTGCCGATGGACTGGGCGATCAGCCACGCCGGCGTCGACTTCGACCAGATCATCAACGGCTTCTTCAACGACCAGTCCGGCTTCTACGGCACCCCCCTGTCGGTCGCGGCCAGCTACATCGTGCTGTTCATCATCTACGGCGCCGTGCTGCAGGCCACCGGCGCCGGCCGCTTCTTCATCGACTTCTCGTTCTCGCTGTTCCGCTCCTCGCGGTCGGCGGCCGGCCGCACCGTCGTCACCAGCGGGTTCCTGCTCGGCACCGTCTCCGGCTCCGGCACGGCGACGGCCGTCACCCTCGGCTCCCTCGCCTGGCCGGTGCTGAAGCGCGCCGGGTACCCGGCGAACCCCGCCGGCGGGGTGCTCGCCGCCGCCGGAATCGGCGCGATCCTCTCCCCGCCGACGCTCGGCGCCGCCGCGTTCATCATCGCCGAGTACCTCTCCGTGTCGTACCTCGACGTCATGATCTGGGCGATCGTGCCGACCATCCTCTACTACGTCGGCATCTTCATCGCCGTCGAGATCGACGCCCGCCGCTTCGGCGCCAACGCCATCGACATGCCCCGCAAACGCACCGGATGGCTGCTGGCGCGCTTCGGGTACCACTTCCTCTCCCTCGGCGTCATCGTCTTCTTCCTCGCCGTCGGCCTGCCGCCGTTCCGCGCGATCGTGTACGCCACCGGCGTCGCCGCCGTCTTCGGCCTCATCGAACGGATCGTCTCGCGCCGCGACCCCCTCGACGACGACGCCGTCACGCAGCCCCTCGGGCGGGCGCTCGCCGACTACGCCCGCGAACTCTTCATCTCGCTGTCCACCGGCATCCGCTCGGCGATCCCCGTCGTCGCCGTCTGCGCGGCCGCCGGCATCATCACGAGCGTCATCGTCAAGACCGGCGTCGGCCTCACCTTCGCCCGCATGCTCGTCGGCGTCGCCGAATCCCTCGCCTCCGACCCGCGCGCGATCCTCGCGATCACCGCCGTGCTGGCCGCCGTCGCGATCATCCTGCTCGGCCTCGCCGTGCCGGTGACGGCCTCGTTCATCATCTCCTGGGTGATCATCGGGCCCGCCCTCATCACCCTCGGCGTCGAACGCCCCGAAGCGGCGATGTTCATCTTCTACTACGCCGTGCTCTCCGAGGTGTCGCCGCCGACCGCGCTCGCCGCCGTCGCCTCGGCCGCGATCACCGGCGGCGACACGATGCGCACCATGTGGCAGGCGACGAAGTACACCCTGCCCGCCTTCCTCGCCCCGCTCGCCTTCGTCCTGACGCCCGCCGGCGGCAGCCTGCTGCTGCAGGGCGATCTGCTGACGACGCTCTGGGCGGGGGCCGTGTCGGTCGTCGCGGTCGCAGCCCTCGCCGGCGCCACCGGTGGATGGGTGTTCGCCCGCGCCACCTGGGTCGAACGCGTGCTGCTGCTCGTCGGCGCCATCGCCTGCCTCTACCTCGAACCCGTCTCGATCGCCGCCGGCCTCGCGTTCCTCGTCGCCGCGGCGCTGCTGAACGGCATCCGCACCCGATTCGGCCGGAACGACCCAGACCCTGCACCGCACGCACCGATCACATCCCAGGAAGGAACCAGCGCATGA
- a CDS encoding response regulator transcription factor, producing the protein MRVLIAEDDDSVAAALTGVLERAGHRVARTARGGDVLLAHQRAELVMLDLGLEDTDGFEVLRRLRMVSEVPVLVVTARGDERSTVRALRLGADDYLVKPVRVRELLARMEVAVRRRPGPDRPEAVHAGPLEVELRARRASVDGAELPLTRTEFEVLAALAARVGAAVSREQILDEVWGDAYAASSRAFDVHLAQLRQKLPGGLITTIRGYGYRLEAG; encoded by the coding sequence ATGCGCGTGCTCATCGCCGAGGACGACGACTCCGTCGCCGCAGCCCTCACGGGCGTGCTCGAGCGCGCCGGGCACCGGGTGGCCCGCACCGCCCGCGGCGGCGACGTGCTGCTCGCCCACCAGCGCGCCGAACTCGTCATGCTCGACCTCGGCCTCGAAGACACCGACGGCTTCGAGGTGCTGCGCAGGCTCCGGATGGTCAGCGAGGTGCCCGTGCTCGTCGTCACCGCCCGCGGTGACGAACGATCCACCGTGCGGGCGCTGCGCCTCGGCGCCGACGACTACCTCGTGAAGCCGGTGCGCGTGCGCGAGCTGCTCGCCCGCATGGAGGTCGCCGTGCGGCGCAGGCCCGGCCCCGACCGCCCCGAAGCCGTGCACGCCGGACCCCTGGAGGTCGAGCTGCGCGCCCGGCGTGCGAGCGTCGACGGCGCAGAGCTGCCCCTCACCCGCACCGAGTTCGAGGTGCTCGCCGCGCTCGCGGCCCGCGTCGGGGCCGCCGTCAGCCGCGAGCAGATCCTCGACGAGGTGTGGGGCGACGCGTACGCGGCCAGTTCCCGCGCGTTCGACGTGCACCTCGCCCAGCTCCGGCAGAAGCTGCCGGGCGGCCTCATCACCACGATCCGCGGGTACGGGTACCGCCTCGAGGCCGGCTGA
- a CDS encoding sensor histidine kinase, with translation MLTRVLLPILLVGVVAVLALVLPAGEALAAARTQQLTITRSAALGHLVQLAEGSIATGDRSGLTAYLDRFREVTGEHVLVVDAAGTVIAGDLDPHRADVDRHVQAAVRALPQRTLPTLRPWSSPVALISEPVPGVGESSLGAVVLEADASRATGDIGAQWLVLAGAAATLLAGLALLAHRFAHWVLRPVKALDDAANAFAERRDLMPLAQAGPPELRRLEASFTRMAGGMHDTLEQQRALVADASHQLRNPLAAIRLRVDAVREAPVGTGTGGDAPGAVSGDVSAAASGSSGPGGAADELALIDADLDRLERTVDRMLALANAEHRATAEASGSRTGFARDSRRDHTVPSAAALAEPFRALMDAADQHLVVTGAEELRLACRRSDLEEIVATVLDNTRKYAGAGATVRVRLARSGADAGPPGSESFAAAAGTAVLEIADDGPGLGDEELARVGARFWRASQHRQVPGTGLGLAIVGELVRANAGRLTIDRAPEGGLRVRAEFGVLA, from the coding sequence ATGCTCACCCGGGTGCTGCTGCCGATCCTGCTCGTCGGGGTCGTCGCGGTGCTCGCGCTCGTGCTGCCTGCCGGCGAGGCCCTCGCGGCCGCCCGCACCCAGCAGCTCACGATCACCCGTTCGGCGGCGCTCGGGCATCTCGTGCAGCTGGCCGAGGGGTCGATCGCGACCGGCGACCGCTCGGGGCTGACCGCCTACCTGGACCGCTTCCGCGAGGTCACGGGCGAACACGTGCTGGTGGTGGATGCTGCGGGCACCGTCATCGCCGGCGACCTCGACCCGCACCGCGCCGACGTCGACCGGCATGTGCAGGCCGCCGTGCGGGCGCTGCCGCAGCGCACCCTGCCGACGCTCCGGCCCTGGTCGAGCCCGGTCGCGCTCATCTCCGAACCCGTGCCCGGTGTCGGCGAGTCGAGCCTCGGCGCCGTCGTCCTCGAAGCCGATGCGAGCCGGGCGACCGGCGACATCGGCGCGCAGTGGCTCGTGCTCGCCGGAGCCGCTGCCACCCTGCTCGCAGGCCTCGCCCTGCTCGCGCACCGCTTCGCGCACTGGGTGCTGCGCCCCGTCAAAGCCCTCGACGACGCCGCGAACGCCTTCGCCGAACGCCGCGACCTGATGCCCCTCGCCCAGGCCGGCCCGCCCGAGCTCCGCCGCCTCGAGGCGAGCTTCACACGCATGGCCGGCGGCATGCACGACACCCTCGAGCAGCAGCGGGCCCTCGTCGCCGACGCCTCGCATCAGCTGCGGAATCCGCTCGCGGCGATCCGGCTGCGCGTGGATGCCGTGCGCGAGGCCCCGGTCGGAACCGGGACTGGGGGCGACGCGCCGGGAGCCGTCTCGGGCGATGTCTCGGCGGCTGCGAGCGGCTCCTCGGGCCCTGGGGGCGCCGCGGACGAGCTCGCGCTCATCGACGCCGACCTCGACCGCCTCGAACGCACCGTGGATCGCATGCTCGCCCTCGCCAACGCCGAGCATCGCGCGACCGCCGAGGCGAGCGGATCCCGCACCGGCTTCGCCCGCGACTCCCGCCGCGACCACACCGTGCCGTCGGCGGCGGCGCTCGCCGAACCCTTCCGGGCGCTCATGGACGCCGCCGACCAGCACCTCGTCGTCACCGGCGCGGAGGAGCTGCGCCTCGCCTGCCGCCGCAGCGACCTCGAGGAGATCGTCGCGACCGTGCTCGACAACACCCGCAAGTACGCGGGGGCGGGTGCGACCGTGCGGGTGCGGCTCGCGCGCTCGGGTGCGGATGCCGGCCCTCCCGGCAGCGAATCGTTCGCCGCCGCGGCGGGCACCGCCGTGCTCGAGATCGCCGACGACGGGCCGGGCCTCGGCGACGAGGAGCTCGCCCGCGTCGGCGCCCGCTTCTGGCGGGCCTCGCAGCACCGCCAGGTGCCAGGCACCGGCCTCGGTCTCGCGATCGTCGGCGAACTCGTGCGCGCGAACGCCGGCCGCCTCACCATCGACCGCGCCCCCGAAGGGGGCCTCCGCGTGCGCGCCGAGTTCGGGGTGCTCGCATGA
- a CDS encoding TAXI family TRAP transporter solute-binding subunit: MSASEGGGDRRSMHPAGPARRGIHPKLHPAGSARRGIHPSRRAVLALGAAGLATSLAAALAGCAPAPAARRIRMACGEPGGTYIRFGQLLARAAVDAGIAADMRALPTEGSVENVELLRSGEAELAIALADTAAARADGIVAIGRVYQNYLQCIVREDSGIAAPAGLAGRRVSIGAPGSGTATMSLRAFAALGLAPAGGAGETGGADGARIAAGAGQGAAASAPGVTGGVQGAAASAPGTAVLLELGLADAVGALATGDIDAVMWSGGIPLPELSRLDGITRVRLLDLTAAVPAMNRDFGDAYAITAVPAGTYGLTEAVPAIGVSNFLLARPELPGELARAFVDLLLEEAPRLVPQPSIGLQYLTSSSLIDTAPIPSTPPPAAASASATASHAAAPRSLPTPHPSVPAPSSPSPKHPPLRNAGPRACRGAFSRMASATRRARSCIAQKRQPVLCSAGRCRGGCGSTPPP; the protein is encoded by the coding sequence ATGAGCGCGAGCGAGGGCGGGGGCGACCGCCGGAGCATGCACCCGGCCGGGCCGGCGCGCCGGGGCATCCACCCGAAGCTGCACCCGGCCGGGTCGGCGCGCCGGGGCATCCACCCGAGCCGCCGCGCCGTGCTCGCCCTCGGTGCCGCGGGCCTCGCGACGAGCCTGGCCGCGGCCCTCGCCGGCTGCGCGCCGGCCCCGGCGGCGCGGCGGATCCGCATGGCGTGCGGCGAACCGGGCGGCACGTACATCCGCTTCGGGCAGCTGCTGGCGCGCGCGGCGGTGGATGCCGGCATCGCCGCCGACATGCGGGCCCTGCCCACCGAGGGCAGCGTCGAGAACGTCGAACTGCTGCGCTCCGGCGAGGCCGAGCTCGCCATCGCCCTCGCCGACACCGCCGCCGCCCGGGCCGACGGGATCGTCGCGATCGGCCGCGTCTACCAGAACTACCTGCAGTGCATCGTGCGCGAGGATTCCGGCATCGCCGCCCCCGCCGGGCTCGCCGGGCGGCGCGTGTCGATCGGGGCGCCCGGTTCCGGGACGGCGACCATGTCGCTGCGCGCCTTCGCCGCGCTGGGGCTCGCCCCCGCAGGCGGCGCGGGCGAGACGGGCGGCGCGGACGGCGCGCGGATCGCCGCCGGCGCAGGGCAGGGCGCCGCGGCATCCGCACCCGGCGTGACGGGCGGCGTGCAGGGCGCCGCGGCATCCGCACCCGGCACCGCGGTCCTGCTCGAACTCGGCCTCGCGGATGCCGTGGGCGCCCTCGCGACCGGCGACATCGACGCCGTCATGTGGTCGGGCGGCATCCCGCTGCCGGAGCTCTCGCGCCTCGACGGCATCACCCGCGTGCGCCTGCTCGACCTCACCGCCGCCGTGCCGGCGATGAACCGCGACTTCGGCGACGCCTACGCGATCACCGCGGTGCCCGCCGGCACCTACGGACTCACCGAAGCCGTCCCGGCGATCGGCGTCTCGAACTTCCTGCTCGCCCGCCCCGAACTGCCCGGCGAGCTCGCCCGGGCGTTCGTCGACCTCCTCCTCGAAGAGGCGCCGCGCCTCGTGCCGCAGCCCTCGATCGGCCTGCAGTACCTCACCTCGTCGAGCCTCATCGACACCGCCCCGATCCCCTCCACCCCGCCGCCCGCCGCCGCTTCCGCGAGCGCTACGGCTAGCCACGCCGCCGCACCCCGCTCTCTCCCCACCCCGCACCCCTCTGTCCCCGCTCCCTCCTCCCCCTCCCCCAAGCACCCTCCCCTGCGCAATGCAGGACCGCGCGCGTGTCGCGGGGCGTTCTCCCGCATGGCGAGTGCGACACGCCGAGCGCGTTCCTGCATTGCGCAGAAGAGACAGCCGGTCCTGTGCTCAGCCGGTAGGTGCCGCGGTGGATGCGGGAGCACACCGCCACCGTGA